A window of Streptomyces sp. NBC_01689 genomic DNA:
TCGTGGGACTCCCGGGTCGCGAGGTAGACGACGTCCGGCCCGTCGAGCCGCGCGAGGTGGATCGTCTCGCCGAGCGTGTCCGAGACCTCGTCGAGGCGGGGGCGCACCGCGCGGACATGGGCGTCCGCGTCGAGATAGCCGGTGCCCGTGAGCAGGGCGCGGATCCCGATCCCGTAGAGCGAGCCGGTGGTGTCGGTGCGGACCCAGCCGCAGTCGACGAGGGTCCGCAGCAGTTGGTACATGCTGCTGCGCGGCACCTCCAGCTCCGCCGCGAGCTCGTCCAGACGGGCCGGCCGGTCGCCGCGCCCGGCGAGCAGTTCCAGCAGGGCGACGGTGCGGGACGCCGACTTCACGGCGCGCACGCCTCTGCTCTCGGACATGGGCCCCATCGTAAAACCGCCGAGCCTCCCCCCATTGACCCGCGATGGTTCACCCACCTAACCTTCATCTGCATACATAAACACCATCTGCATATGGGGATGCGCATCATGGAGCGGTTCAGCACGGAGGCCGAGGACGTGGCACGGCGACTGCGGGACGGCATGGCGGGCGGCGTGCTGTCCTTCCCTCTCACGAGCTTCCGGGACGACGGCGGCCTCGACCTGGACTCGTACCGCGCCTATCTGACCGCCCAGCTCGCGACCGCGCCGGGCGCGGTCTTCCCCGCCTGCGGAACCGGTGAGTTCTTCTCCCTGGACGAGGACGAGTACCGCGCGGTCGTCACGGCCACGGCCGAGATCGCCGACGGGCGGCTGCCGGTGGTCGCGGGCATCGGCTACGGCTGGGCACAGGCGCTGCGGTTCGCCCGGATCGCCGAGGAGGCCGGCGCGGACGCCCTCCTGGTGATGCCGCACTACCTGGTCGCCGCCCCGCAGGACGGCCTGGTGGAGCAGCTGCGCCGGATCGCGGCCGGCACCTCCCTGCCCCTCATCGCCTACCAGCGCGGACAGGTCGCCTTCAGCGCAGACAGTCTGCGCAGGATCGCGGACATCCCCACGGTCGTCGGCCTCAAGGACGGCCACAGCGACCTCGACCGGCTCCAGCGGCTCACGCTCGCCGCCCCCGACGGCTTCCTGTTCTTCAACGGCGCCTCGACCGCGGAGGTCCAGGCCCGCGCCTACGCCACCGTGGGCGTGCCCGCCTACTCCTCCGCGGTCCACGCCTTCGCACCGGACATCGCGAACGCCTTCTTCACCGCGCTGCGCGACGACGACCAGGAGCGCACGACCGCTCTGCTGCGGGACTTCTACGTCCCGCTCGTCGAACTGCGCGACCGGGTGCCGGGCTACGCCGTCTCGCTGGTCAAGGCAGCCGCCCGGCTGCGCGGCCTGCCCGTCGGCCCGGTCCGGGCACCGCTCACCGACCCCGGCCCGGACGACCTCGCCCTCCTCGCGAAGATCCTCGACGCCGGACAGCTCCTGACCGAAGCCGCGCCCGGCCGACGCTGACCCCCGGCGCTCCCCTCCTCTCCGCCTCCCCTCCTCCCCGCGCCCCCACCCACCGCGTACACAAGGACCCCGAAGACATGGGCATCAGCCAGCCGACCGTCACCGCCTTCGACGTCTATCCGGTCGCGGGGCGGGACTCCATGGAACTGAACCTCTCCGGCGCGCACGGCCCCTACTTCACCCGCAACGTGGTCGTCCTGACGGACTCGGAGGGCCGCACGGGGCTCGGCGAGGTCCCGGGCGGGGAGAGGATCACCCGGACCCTGCGGGACGCCGGGCCACTGGTCGTCGGCGCGAAGGTGGGCGACTACCAGCGCGTGCTGCGGGAGATCGGGGCCGAGTTCGCCGACCGGGACTCCGGCGGACGCGGCGCCCAGACCTTCGACCTGCGGACCACCGTCCACGCCGTCACCGCCGTCGAGTCGGCGCTGCTCGACCTCCTCGGACAGCACCTCGACGTACCCGTGGCGGCCCTCCTCGGCGACGGCCAACAGCGCGCTTCCGTACGGGTCCTCGGCTATCTGTTCTACGTCGGTGACCCCGACCGCACCGGCCTGGAGTACGTCCGCGAACCGGACGCCTCCGTGGACTGGTACCGGATCCGCCACGAGGAGGCCCTCTCCCCCGGGGCGATCGTGCGCCAGGCGGAGGCCGCGTACGACCTCTACGGCTTCCGGGACTTCAAGCTCAAGGGCGGTGTGCTGGCGGGCACCGAGGAGGTCGAGGCCGTTCGCGCGCTGAAGGACCGCTTTCCCGAGGCGCGGATCACCCTCGACCCGAACGGAGCGTGGTCGCTGCGCGAGGCCGTCGAGCTGTGCGCGCCCCTGGTCGGCACCCTCGCCTACGCCGAGGATCCCTGCGGGGCCGAGGACGGCTACTCGGGGCGGGAGATCCTGGCGGAGTTCCGGCGCGCCACCGGTCTGCCGACGGCGACCAACATGATCGCCACCGACTGGCGGCAGTTGACCCACGCCCTGGCCCTGCAGTCGGTCTCCATCCCGCTGGCCGACCCGCACTTCTGGACGATGCGCGGCTCCGTACGGGTCGCCCAGCTCTGCCACGCGACGGGACTGACCTGGGGCTGCCACTCCAACAACCACTTCGACATCTCGCTCGCCATGGTGACCCACTGCGGCGCGGCGGCACCGGGTGCGTACAACGCCCTGGACACGCACTGGATCTGGCAGGAGGGGCTGGAGCGGCTCACCGTCGAGCCGCCGCGCATCGTCGACGGGGAGATCGCCGTCCCGGACGCCCCCGGGCTCGGGGTCCGCGTCGACATGGACCGGCTCCTCGCGGCCCACGAGCTCTACCGGGAGAAGGCACTCGGGGCGCGCGACGACGCCGCCGGAATGCAGTTCCTCATCCCTGGCTGGGAGTTCGACGGCAAGCGTCCGTGTCTGGTGCGGTGACCTCCGGCGGTCGGCCGTCGGGGGGCGATCGTCGGGGTGTCGGCGTTCGGCGGGGCGGGCGTCGCGCGTCCGGCGTCCGCCGCCGTGGGCGGCGTTGACCACCGTATTTTTCCCCGCGCGACGTGGTCCGTTGCCCCTGCGCCCTTCCGGGGAAGGACGTCGGCCTGACAGACTCCGGAGAGTGCGCGACTTCGACATGCTTGTCATAGGATCCGGCCCCGGTGGGCAGAAGGCCGCCATCGCCGCGGCGAAGCTCGGCCGCCGGGTCGCCGTCGTCGACCGGCCCGACATGGTCGGCGGGGTGTCCATCCACACCGGGACCATCCCCTCCAAGACCCTGCGCGAGGCGGTCCTCTACCTCACCGGCCTCACCCAGCGCGACATGTACGGGCAGAGCTACCGGCTCAAGGAGGACATCACCGTCGCCGACCTGACCGCGCGCACCCAGCACGTGGTCAGCCGCGAGGTCGACGTCATCCGCAGCCAGCTCTCCCGCAACCACGTCTCCCTCTTCGCCGGCACCGGGCGCTTCGTGGACGACCACACCGTCGCCCTGACCGAGGCCAACGGCAACGAACAACTGCTGACCGCCGAGCACATCGTGATCGCCACCGGCACCCGGCCGGCCCGGCCCGCCTCCGTCGAGTTCGACGGACGCACGATCATGGACTCGGACAACGTTCTCAACCTGGAGCGGGTGCCGCGCTCCATGGTCATCGTCGGCGCCGGTGTGATCGGCATGGAGTACGCCTCCATGTTCGCCGCCCTCGGCAGCAAGATCACGGTGGTCGAGAAGCGGGCCTCCATGCTCGACTTCTGCGACGTCGAGGTCATCGAGTCGCTGAAGTACCACCTGCGCGACCTGGCCGTCACCTTCCGCTTCGGTGAGACGGTCGCCGCGGTCGAGCGTCACCCCCGGGGCACGCTCACCGTCCTGGAGAGCGGCAAGAAGATCCCCGCGGACACCGTGATGTACTCCGCGGGCCGACAGGGTCTCACCGACGAACTCGACCTGGACAAGGCGGGGTTGTCCGCCGACCCGCGCGGCCGGATCAAGGTTGACGAGAACTACCGCACCGAGGTCCCGCACATCTACGCCGTGGGCGACGTCATCGGCTTCCCGGCCCTGGCCGCGACCTCGATGGAGCAGGGACGTACGGCGGCGTACCACGCGTTCGGCGAACCGGTGCACCCGATGCACGACCTCCAGCCGATCGGCATCTACACCATCCCGGAGATCAGTTTCATCGGGCGCACCGAGGACCAGCTCACCGAGGACTGCGTGCCCTTCGAGGTCGGCGTCTCGCGCTACCGGGAACTGGCCCGGGGCCAGATCATCGGCGACTCGCACGGCATGCTCAAGCTCCTCGTCTCCCCCGACGACCGCAAGCTGCTCGGCGTGCACTGCTTCGGCACCGGTGCCACCGAGCTGATCCACATCGGCCAGTCGGTGATGGGCTGCGGCGGCACGGTCGACTACCTGGTCGACGCGGTGTTCAACTACCCGACGCTCGCGGAGTCCTACAAGGTCGCCGCCCTGGACGCGACCAACAAGATCCGCCAGATCGACCGGCTCAAGGACTGACCGGCGGGGCTGGGCTGGGCTGGGCTGGGGCGCGACGGCGACGTCACGCCCAGCCCCAGCCCCAGCGGGCCTCGCCCCTCCCGTCGTCGGCGTCCACGGCCGCGCTCCCCCGTCACTCCCTCGCGCTGATCGCCTCCACCGGTCTGATCCTCAGCAGCAGTCGGGTGGGGACCATCGTGCCGGCCGCCGCGAGGACGGCCACCGTGCCGGAGATCGCCAGGAGGCCGAGCGCCGGCACGGCCGGGAACGGCGAGCCGGTCATCGCCAGGGCGACGAGGACCAGCGGGAACACGGCAACCAGTAGCCCGACGCCCACTCCGGTCCCGATGACGACGACGCCCTCCCGTCGCATCATGCCCAGGACCTGTCGGTGGGTCGTGCCGGACAGCCGCAGCAGGGCGAACTCGCGCCGGCGCGCGGCGGTGCTCATCGCCAGCGTGTTCACCACGGTGATCGCCGTGTACGCGATGATCACGCCGACGACCAGGTAGTTGACCCAGGCGTTCGCCCGTTGCCCGGCCAGCTGGTCGTCGACGGCGAGACCGTCCTCGACCACGGTGCCGGGATACTCCTTCGCCGCGTGCGACAGCTCCCGCGTCAGCCCGGGCGCCGAGGGGGCCGAGCGGACCAGTACCGACCCGTCGGCCTTCCCGGTGGTGTGGGCGAGCAGCAGATCGTGGTCCATCGTCAGGTCGGCGAACCCGAAGCCCCGTGCGTAGACGGCGACGACCTTCCCACGGAACGGGGTGCCGTCCCCCAGATGGAGACGGGCGGTGTCCCCGACCCCGAGACCGAGCCAGGAGGCCGCGGTGGTGCTGATCGCCACGGTGTCGCGGGACAGGGCCCCGATGTCCCCCTTCTCCCGCCGCAGGTCGAGGACCGTGCCGAGTGCCCCGGGTTCGACGCCCTGCACGCTGAACGAGACGGCCTCGTCGGCGCCCATCAGACTGCCCGCGCCGACGGCCTTCGAGGTCACCAGCCCGGTGGCCGACGCCACTCCCTTCATACCGCGCACCTTGCGGGCCAGTTCGGGCGACACCCCGGCGGGCGCGGTCAGGACGTGGTCGGCGAGGAGCCCCGACCGCACCTGCTCGGCGGACTCCCGGAGTCCGGTGGTCTGCGCGAAGACGACGGTCGACGCGAAGGACACGGCCAGCACCAGCGGGGTGATCGCCCCGGCCAGCCTGACGGCGTTGGCCCGGGTGTTGGCAGCGGCGAGACGGCCGGTGACACCGGTCCTTGCGACCAGCGGACCGAGCAGGCGTACGGCGGTACGGGCGACCAGCGGCCCGAGGACCGCGACGGTGATCACGAGGAGGAGCACGAGCGAGTTGGCAAGGCCCACGAGGGTGAAGAAGTCGGTGTCCTGGACGGTGCCGGTGACGAAGAGGCTCGCCGACAGCGCCAGCAGCACGAAGCCGGTGATCAGGCGTCCGCGGCCGAGACCGGGTGTCTCCACGGCGGCCTCGCCCAACGCCTCCGTGGGCCGGATCCGGGTCGCCCGGTGGGACGCGGACACCACCGCGACCAGGGCGGTCAGGACGGTCACGAGCGCCGCCGCGAGAAACGGCAGCGGGCTGACGACGAGACCGAAGTCGGGCGGCACGATGCCGTGTCCGGCGAACCGGTCACGGAGCCAGTGGACGAGGAGCAGCCCCGCCGGGCAGCCCAGCACACCGGCGGCCAGGCCCGTGGCCGCGGCCTCGGCGGCGACCATGCGCCGGATCTGGCCGGGTGTGGTGCCGATCGCGCGCAGCAGGGCGATCTCCCGGCGGCGGTGCCGGATCGACAGCGAGGTCGTGGCGTACAGCACGAAGACGGCGACGAGCAGGACGTTGCCGCCGACCGCGGCGGCCAGCACGACGAGGTCGGAGCCGCCGAGGGTGACGTCGAGGAACTCCGCCCTCCCGCGGTCCCGGCCCGTGTGCACCGCGAGGGTGTCGTCGTGCAGCGCGGTCGTGACGGCGTCGGCGAGCCGTTGTGGCGGGGTGCCCGGGGAGGCGAGGACGCCGAAGGCCTCGACGGAGGCACCGGGGAGGGAGCGGAGCAGGTCGTCGTCGCCCAGGAGGACCACCGACCGGCGCGGTGACCGCCCGCCCCGCGGCGCGACGAGTCCGCTCACCTCGAAGGCGCGCGGCACCGAGGCGCTCATCAGGCGGATTCCGTCGCCGGGGCGGACGCCGGCCCGGGCCGCGGTGTCGGTGTCCAGGACGATCTGCCCGGCCCTCCGCGGCGCGTGACCGGCGGTCAGCCGGAGGTCTCCCAGGCGCAGCGTCGACCAGTTGTGCGCCTCGACCGGCGCGCCGTGGCGTCCCGGTACCGGCCGGCCCGCGGCGGTCACCAGCCGTACGGTGGCGGCCCGGTCCGTGATCACGGACCGCACTCCGTCGACGGCGGTGAGCCGGTCGGCGGTCGCGGGGCGCAGCGGGACCCGCTCGGGCAGTGGCTGCGTCTCCCTGACGGTCGTCCCGTCGATGTCCTGGAGGGTGAGTTCGACCTCCTGACGTCCCGCGACGACGACGTCCGCGGCCGCGTACCGCTCGGGGGAGGAACCGGCCCGGATGCCGGACTCCAGCAGGATGCCGCAGGCGCTGAGGACGGCGGCTCCCAGGAGCAGGGCGACGAAGGTGCCGGCGAAGCCGCCCTTGCGGGCCTTGAGCGTGAGCAGGGCGAGACGCAGCATCAGGCGGCCCTCCGCAGGCCGGACATGACGTGGGCGACGCGGTCCGCGCTGGGCGCGTCCATACCGTCGACGATCCGTCCGCCGCTGAGGAAGACGGCGTGGTCGGTGTGCGCGGCGGCCGTCGGGTCGTGGGTGACCATCACCACCGTCTGGTGCAGGTCGGTGACCGCCTGCCGCAGCAGGTCCAGGATGTCCCGCGCGGTCTCCGGGTCGAGTGCGCCGGTCGGCTCGTCGGCGAAGACCACCTCCGGGCGGGTGACCAGGGCGCGGGCGATCGCCACCCGCTGCTGCTGGCCGCCGGACAGCTGGGCGGGCCGCCGGGTCAGCCGTCCGGCCAGGCCGACGGCCGTGACGATGTGGTCGAACCAGTCGGCCTCCGCCTGCCGCCCGGCCAGTCCGAGCGGCAGCCTGATGTTCTGTTCGACGGTCAGCGAGGGAAGGAGGTTGAAAGCCTGGAACACGAAGCCGACGCGGGTGCGCCGCAGCTCGGTCAGCCGCCGCTCCCTGAGCAGTGACAGATCGTGCGGGCCGAGGCGGACCACTCCCGAGGTGGGGCGGTCCAGGCCCGCCGCGCAGTGCAGGAACGTGCTCTTGCCGGAGCCCGAGGGTCCCATCACCGCGGTGAACGTACCCGGCGCGATGTCCGCGCCGACCCGGTCCAGCGCGAGTACGGCCGTCGGTCCCTGTCCGAACCGTTTGGTCACGTCCTTCAGTCGCACCGCGTACCGCCCGTCGGCGGGGTCCGCCGGTTGTTGGTCCCAAGACCGCACTGTGACTCCTCGTACGAGTTCTTCCGTTGCCCTCGTGTGCTGTCTCCAGTGCATCGGCGGCGACCGGGCAGGGCCTCCGCCGGACCGTCGAACCCTTGGCTCCGCCGGCCGGGTGAGGTCGCGGTCCGGGCTCCGCCGTACGAAGGAGACCGCGGCCCCCGGTACCGCCGGTCCCGTGGGGCGTCTCCTCCTTCCGGACGATGCCGTCAGGGAGGAGACCGGCCGCACGGTCTCAACCCCTGGGCAGGGCGACGTCGTCGGGCGGGCGTCTACCGTGGGGGCCATGGACCTGATGGACTCGTTCGCCGGGCGTCGCGTGCCGCCGGCCGTCGTCGACGCGGGTCTGGCCCTGCTGTTCACCGCCGCGTGCGTCGTACTGCCCCTGGCGATACCGCCCGACGGGCCCGAGCTGCGCGCGCCGGACGGCTGGTGGCTGCCGCTCGTCCTGGTGTCCGCGGTGCCGTTCGCCGTCCACCGCCGGTTCCCGGTGCCCGCGCTGCTGGTGATGTCCGCGGCGGCCGCCACGCTTCAGGGCCGCCACTACGTGCCACCGCTCTCCGGGGACGGCGGGATGTCCATCGGCCCGACCTACACGGCCGTGGCCACGGGGGTCTTCCTCACCGCGGTGCGGTGCGCTCCGCGGACGGGCACCTGGGTCGTGACGGGGTTCGTCCCGGCGGCGGCCGTCGCCGAAGCGGTCCTCGCGCCGGACGGGCACCGCATCACCACGCTGCTCACCGACGCCGTGCTGCTGGTCGCGGCGTGGGCGCTGGGACGGCTCGCACGGGCCCGTACCGCGATCCGGGACGAGGCTCTGGAGCGGGCCGCGGCGCTCGAACGCGAACAGGCCGCCGACGCGCGGGCCGCCGTCATGGCGGAGCGCGCCCGGATCGCCCGGGAGCTGCACGACATCGTCGCCCACAACGTCAGTCTCATGGTCGTGCAGACCATCGCCGCCGACCGGGTCCAGGACCGTGACGGGCACAAGGCCCACGAACTGCACGGCACCATCGAGGAGACCGGCCGGGCCACCGTGACCGAGCTGCGCCGGCTTCTCGACGTGCTGCGCACCGACGAGGACGCGGAGACCGACCCGAACAAGGAACCGCCGCAGCCCACCATCGGCGCCCTGCCCACACTGGTCGACTCGGTGCGCGCCGCCGGCCTGCGGGTCGAGTTCAGCACCACGGGTACCCCCGCCGACCTCCCGGCCGGATCACAACTCGCCGTGTACCGCGTCGTGCAGGAGGCGTTCACCAACACGCTCAAGCACGCCGGCCGCACCCGCACCGCCCTCAGCGTGGCCTGGGAGCCCGACCGGCACCGGCTCACCGTCCGGCTCTGCGACGACGGTCCGCCGCCGGGAGGCACGTCCACGCGTCCGCCCGCCCCGGCGCGGGGCACGGGGCACGGGCTGGTCGGCATGCGGGAGCGCGTCGGCGCCGTCGGCGGCTCCCTGCACACCGGCGGCCGGCCCGGAGGCGGCTACTGCGTCCACGCCGTCGTCCCCGTCCCCTCCCCCGATCCCCATCCGCACGAAGGGCACTCCCCGCATGACACCCATCCGCGTCCTGCTGGTCGATGACCAGCCCATGATCCGGACCGGATTCCGGCTCATCCTGGAGGCCGAACCGGACATCACCGTCGTCGGCGAGGCCTCGGACGGCATCGGCGCCGTCGAGAGCGCCGAGGCCCTCAGACCCGACGTGGTCCTCATGGACATCCGGATGCCGCACCGGGACGGTGTGGAGGCCACCCGTCTCATCGCGCGTCCGGGGTCACCGAGCCGTGTCGTCATCCTCACCACGTTCGACCTGGACGCGCACGTGGTCGACGCCCTGCGGGCCGGGGCCAGCGGATTCCTGGTGAAGGACGGTCCCGCCGACTCCCTGGTCGGGGCGATCCGCACGGTGGCCTCCGGTGAGGCCGTCCTCTCGCCTCGCGTCACCCACCGGCTGCTGGACCGCTTCGCCCGACTCGCCGCGCCGGAGACACCTCAGGTGCCGTCGGGGCTGGAGGCCTTGACCGGCCGCGAGCTCGACGTGCTCCGCGCCCTGACCCGGGGGCTGTCCAACGCGGAGATCGCGCTCGAACTCGGCGTGGGAGAGACCACCGTCAAGACGCACGTCGCCCACATCCTGGAGAAGTACGGACTGCGCGACCGGGTCCAGGCCGTCATCCTGGCCTACGACTGCGGGCTGGTCGTCCCGCGCAGGACCGTCTGACCGCGAGCGGACGACGGGAAGCGCTCCGGAACTCCTGGTCCGGCGCGCTCCGGAACTCCTGGTCCGGCGCGGCGGACAGCGGGCGCCCCGTGCCGTCGGCGGGTGTCGCGGGCCCGGAGCGGCTGTCGTCGTCCCACTGCGTCCGCCGCCACCGTCCACCTGGCGCCCACTCGCGATCACCGGAGCGGAGCGTCCCGCCGGACGCGGCCGGCGGGACGGGTGTTCAACCGGTGGTCACCTCGGTGTGACGTTCTCCGCCTGCGGCCCCTTGGGCCCCTGGGTGACATCGAACGCGACCGCCTGGTTCTCCTCCAGCGACCTGAAGCCATTGGCGTTGATCGCCGAGTAGTGGACGAACACGTCCGGTCCGCCACCCTCCTGCTCGATGAAGCCGAAGCCCTTCTCGGCGTTGAACCACTTCACGGTGCCAGTTGCCATCGATCCTGATCCTTCTTGACGTGCCACGGCACCGAGCGGTGCCGGCCGGAGCCCTGCGAGGCGCCGGCGCCCCCAGTCTCCCCACCCGCGGACCGTCTCACCCGCAACGCCGGGCCCGTGATCACACTTCAACGACAAACGATCAGGATCCACCCCGCTCCGATCGGACCCGATCGAGGTGTCATGTGTTCCCGGACTGATCCACCGGCGGAGTGCCGTGCGTGTGGAAGGACTCGATGGTCTTGAGGCCCCATGCCTGGCCCTTGGCCCGTTCGGCCTCCGTCCAGGTGATCAGTGGCCAGTCGGGGGCCAGGACGAGGCGGGTGAGCGGGTTGCACAGTTCGACGCGGTTGCCGCCGGGCTCGTAGACGTACAGGAAGAACGTCTGCTGGATGGCGTGCTTGTGCGGGCCGGTCTCGATGAACACCCCGGTGTCGAGGGCCAGATCGGCGGCGCGCAGGATGTCCTCGCGGGTGTCGGTGGCGAACGCGATGTGGTGCAGGCGCCCGTGCGACCCCGTCCGGTCCTCGGTATAGACGACGTCGTACGACTTGTTCGTGAACGTCAGCCACTTCGCGGCGATCCTGCCGACGTCGAGCCGGATCTGTTCGGTCGGCCGGGCGCCGAGCAGATGTTCGTGGAAGTCGGCGTTGGCGGCGACATCGGCCGCGAGGTAGTTGACGTGGTCCAGACGGCGTACGCCCACGCCGTGGGCCGGCTTGGCCTGGGGCTGGTTCTTCAGGCCGGGCCTGAGTGTGTCCGGGGCGCGGTACCACTCCGACTCCCAGTACAGCGCGGTCTCGTGGCCGTCGGGATCGGCGGTGACGTACACGGGGCCGAGGCCCGGTTCGTCGTCGGTCCAGCGACCCTCGTGGCCCGCCGAAGTCAACTCCTCGATCCTGCGTCGCAGTGCCTCCTCGCTGGAGGCCCGCAGTGCCGT
This region includes:
- a CDS encoding 5-dehydro-4-deoxyglucarate dehydratase; translation: MGMRIMERFSTEAEDVARRLRDGMAGGVLSFPLTSFRDDGGLDLDSYRAYLTAQLATAPGAVFPACGTGEFFSLDEDEYRAVVTATAEIADGRLPVVAGIGYGWAQALRFARIAEEAGADALLVMPHYLVAAPQDGLVEQLRRIAAGTSLPLIAYQRGQVAFSADSLRRIADIPTVVGLKDGHSDLDRLQRLTLAAPDGFLFFNGASTAEVQARAYATVGVPAYSSAVHAFAPDIANAFFTALRDDDQERTTALLRDFYVPLVELRDRVPGYAVSLVKAAARLRGLPVGPVRAPLTDPGPDDLALLAKILDAGQLLTEAAPGRR
- a CDS encoding enolase C-terminal domain-like protein, producing MSQPTVTAFDVYPVAGRDSMELNLSGAHGPYFTRNVVVLTDSEGRTGLGEVPGGERITRTLRDAGPLVVGAKVGDYQRVLREIGAEFADRDSGGRGAQTFDLRTTVHAVTAVESALLDLLGQHLDVPVAALLGDGQQRASVRVLGYLFYVGDPDRTGLEYVREPDASVDWYRIRHEEALSPGAIVRQAEAAYDLYGFRDFKLKGGVLAGTEEVEAVRALKDRFPEARITLDPNGAWSLREAVELCAPLVGTLAYAEDPCGAEDGYSGREILAEFRRATGLPTATNMIATDWRQLTHALALQSVSIPLADPHFWTMRGSVRVAQLCHATGLTWGCHSNNHFDISLAMVTHCGAAAPGAYNALDTHWIWQEGLERLTVEPPRIVDGEIAVPDAPGLGVRVDMDRLLAAHELYREKALGARDDAAGMQFLIPGWEFDGKRPCLVR
- the sthA gene encoding Si-specific NAD(P)(+) transhydrogenase, whose amino-acid sequence is MRDFDMLVIGSGPGGQKAAIAAAKLGRRVAVVDRPDMVGGVSIHTGTIPSKTLREAVLYLTGLTQRDMYGQSYRLKEDITVADLTARTQHVVSREVDVIRSQLSRNHVSLFAGTGRFVDDHTVALTEANGNEQLLTAEHIVIATGTRPARPASVEFDGRTIMDSDNVLNLERVPRSMVIVGAGVIGMEYASMFAALGSKITVVEKRASMLDFCDVEVIESLKYHLRDLAVTFRFGETVAAVERHPRGTLTVLESGKKIPADTVMYSAGRQGLTDELDLDKAGLSADPRGRIKVDENYRTEVPHIYAVGDVIGFPALAATSMEQGRTAAYHAFGEPVHPMHDLQPIGIYTIPEISFIGRTEDQLTEDCVPFEVGVSRYRELARGQIIGDSHGMLKLLVSPDDRKLLGVHCFGTGATELIHIGQSVMGCGGTVDYLVDAVFNYPTLAESYKVAALDATNKIRQIDRLKD
- a CDS encoding FtsX-like permease family protein translates to MLRLALLTLKARKGGFAGTFVALLLGAAVLSACGILLESGIRAGSSPERYAAADVVVAGRQEVELTLQDIDGTTVRETQPLPERVPLRPATADRLTAVDGVRSVITDRAATVRLVTAAGRPVPGRHGAPVEAHNWSTLRLGDLRLTAGHAPRRAGQIVLDTDTAARAGVRPGDGIRLMSASVPRAFEVSGLVAPRGGRSPRRSVVLLGDDDLLRSLPGASVEAFGVLASPGTPPQRLADAVTTALHDDTLAVHTGRDRGRAEFLDVTLGGSDLVVLAAAVGGNVLLVAVFVLYATTSLSIRHRRREIALLRAIGTTPGQIRRMVAAEAAATGLAAGVLGCPAGLLLVHWLRDRFAGHGIVPPDFGLVVSPLPFLAAALVTVLTALVAVVSASHRATRIRPTEALGEAAVETPGLGRGRLITGFVLLALSASLFVTGTVQDTDFFTLVGLANSLVLLLVITVAVLGPLVARTAVRLLGPLVARTGVTGRLAAANTRANAVRLAGAITPLVLAVSFASTVVFAQTTGLRESAEQVRSGLLADHVLTAPAGVSPELARKVRGMKGVASATGLVTSKAVGAGSLMGADEAVSFSVQGVEPGALGTVLDLRREKGDIGALSRDTVAISTTAASWLGLGVGDTARLHLGDGTPFRGKVVAVYARGFGFADLTMDHDLLLAHTTGKADGSVLVRSAPSAPGLTRELSHAAKEYPGTVVEDGLAVDDQLAGQRANAWVNYLVVGVIIAYTAITVVNTLAMSTAARRREFALLRLSGTTHRQVLGMMRREGVVVIGTGVGVGLLVAVFPLVLVALAMTGSPFPAVPALGLLAISGTVAVLAAAGTMVPTRLLLRIRPVEAISARE
- a CDS encoding ABC transporter ATP-binding protein; its protein translation is MRSWDQQPADPADGRYAVRLKDVTKRFGQGPTAVLALDRVGADIAPGTFTAVMGPSGSGKSTFLHCAAGLDRPTSGVVRLGPHDLSLLRERRLTELRRTRVGFVFQAFNLLPSLTVEQNIRLPLGLAGRQAEADWFDHIVTAVGLAGRLTRRPAQLSGGQQQRVAIARALVTRPEVVFADEPTGALDPETARDILDLLRQAVTDLHQTVVMVTHDPTAAAHTDHAVFLSGGRIVDGMDAPSADRVAHVMSGLRRAA
- a CDS encoding sensor histidine kinase — its product is MDLMDSFAGRRVPPAVVDAGLALLFTAACVVLPLAIPPDGPELRAPDGWWLPLVLVSAVPFAVHRRFPVPALLVMSAAAATLQGRHYVPPLSGDGGMSIGPTYTAVATGVFLTAVRCAPRTGTWVVTGFVPAAAVAEAVLAPDGHRITTLLTDAVLLVAAWALGRLARARTAIRDEALERAAALEREQAADARAAVMAERARIARELHDIVAHNVSLMVVQTIAADRVQDRDGHKAHELHGTIEETGRATVTELRRLLDVLRTDEDAETDPNKEPPQPTIGALPTLVDSVRAAGLRVEFSTTGTPADLPAGSQLAVYRVVQEAFTNTLKHAGRTRTALSVAWEPDRHRLTVRLCDDGPPPGGTSTRPPAPARGTGHGLVGMRERVGAVGGSLHTGGRPGGGYCVHAVVPVPSPDPHPHEGHSPHDTHPRPAGR
- a CDS encoding response regulator; translated protein: MTPIRVLLVDDQPMIRTGFRLILEAEPDITVVGEASDGIGAVESAEALRPDVVLMDIRMPHRDGVEATRLIARPGSPSRVVILTTFDLDAHVVDALRAGASGFLVKDGPADSLVGAIRTVASGEAVLSPRVTHRLLDRFARLAAPETPQVPSGLEALTGRELDVLRALTRGLSNAEIALELGVGETTVKTHVAHILEKYGLRDRVQAVILAYDCGLVVPRRTV
- a CDS encoding cold-shock protein — translated: MATGTVKWFNAEKGFGFIEQEGGGPDVFVHYSAINANGFRSLEENQAVAFDVTQGPKGPQAENVTPR
- a CDS encoding catechol 2,3-dioxygenase, with protein sequence MAPPLGDIAHLGHVELLTPEPDASLRFFTDFLGLTVNGSRGDSVYLRTWDDYEHHSLVLTAHGTSGLRRTALRASSEEALRRRIEELTSAGHEGRWTDDEPGLGPVYVTADPDGHETALYWESEWYRAPDTLRPGLKNQPQAKPAHGVGVRRLDHVNYLAADVAANADFHEHLLGARPTEQIRLDVGRIAAKWLTFTNKSYDVVYTEDRTGSHGRLHHIAFATDTREDILRAADLALDTGVFIETGPHKHAIQQTFFLYVYEPGGNRVELCNPLTRLVLAPDWPLITWTEAERAKGQAWGLKTIESFHTHGTPPVDQSGNT